From the genome of Caloenas nicobarica isolate bCalNic1 chromosome 16, bCalNic1.hap1, whole genome shotgun sequence, one region includes:
- the SLC7A4 gene encoding cationic amino acid transporter 4 gives MARWLPRSADLTRFCQKLNRVKTLEDDMMETSFNRCLSTIDLTLLGIGGMVGSGLYVLTGTVAKEIAGPAVIVSFIIAGFASLLAALCYAEFGARVPKTGSAYMFTYVSVGEIWAFLIGWNVLLEYMIGGAAVARAWSGYLDSIFNHKIKNFTETHVGTWQVPFLARYPDFLAAAILLVATAFISFGAKVSSWLNHVFSAISMSVILFILVMGFVLAQPKNWSSQEGGFAPYGLSGIMAGTATCFYAFVGFDVIAASSEEARNPQQAVPRAIAFSLGLATGAYILVSVVLTLMVPWHTLDPDSALADAFYRRGYAWAGFLVAAGSICAMNTVLLSNLFSLPRIVYAMAEDGLFFQVFSRVHPRTQVPVVGIVVFGLLMALLALVFDLEALVQFLSIGTLLAYTFVAASIIVLRFQQQKVDAPVPAAGGRPSPEPREGPSAGELKEYESFSDKLQLVDRDKSKEHREPGQLKAAFEPYLEFLSDFYPGEVVTVAVVTLMVSAICLCSILVFGNTHLHLPTWSYSLLLVLFSLGFLLSLLLIWAHEQQHGTRTFQIPLVPLSPALSIVLNIYLMLKLSYMTWLRFAVWLLLGLLVYFGYGIWHSKENLREPRPQRVSARYVVFPSGSLEERVQAVQPSPQPPAGLPDADTEDCKR, from the exons ATGGCGAGATGGCTGCCTCGCTCTGCCGACCTGACCCGCTTCTGCCAGAAACTCAACCGCGTGAAGACTTTGGAGGATGACATGATGGAGACATCCTTCAACAGATGCCTTTCCACCATCGACTTGACGCTGCTGGGCATCGGGGGCATGGTGGGCTCCGGGCTGTATGTCCTCACAGGCACCGTGGCCAAGGAGATCGCTGGCCCCGCTGTCATTGTCTCCTTCATCATTGCGGGCTTTGCCTCGCTCCTGGCTGCTCTCTGCTATGCCGAGTTTGGAGCCCGGGTACCCAAGACAGGCTCTGCCTACATGTTCACCTACGTGTCTGTGGGTGAGATCTGGGCCTTCCTCATCGGCTGGAACGTGCTGCTGGAGTACATGATCGGGGGCGCCGCGGTGGCCAGGGCCTGGAGCGGCTACCTGGACTCCATCTTTAACCACAAGATAAAGAACTTCACCGAGACCCACGTGGGCACCTGGCAGGTGCCGTTCCTGGCCCGCTACCCCGACTTCCTGGCAGCCGCCATCCTGCTGGTAGCCACTGCCTTCATCTCCTTCGGCGCCAAAGTGTCCTCCTGGCTCAACCATGTCTTCTCAGCCATCAGCATGAGCGTCATCCTCTTCATTCTCGTCATGGGCTTCGTCCTCGCGCAGCCCAAGAACTGGAGTTCCCAGGAGGGCGGCTTTGCCCCGTACGGGCTGTCTGGCATCATGGCCGGCACAGCCACCTGCTTCTACGCCTTCGTGGGCTTCGACGTCATTGCAGCCTCCAGCGAAGAGGCCAGGAACCCgcagcaggctgtccccagggccatcGCTTTCTCCTTGGGGCTGGCCACTGGGGCCTACATCCTGGTGTCGGTGGTGCTGACGCTGATGGTGCCCTGGCACACGCTGGACCCTGACTCTGCCCTGGCAGACGCGTTTTACAGGAGGGGCTACGCCTGGGCAGGGTTCCTGGTGGCCGCTGGCTCCATCTGCG CGATGAACACCGTCCTGCTGAGCAACCTCTTCTCCCTGCCACGCATCGTCTACGCCATGGCCGAGGAcgggctcttcttccaagtcTTCTCCCGAGTGCATCCTCGCACGCAGGTGCCCGTTGTTGGCATCGTGGTCTTCGGGCTGCTCATGGCCCTGTTGGCTCTTGTCTTCGACCTGGAGGCCCTGGTGCAGTTCCTGTCCATCGGCACGCTGCTGGCCTACACCTTTGTGGCTGCGAGCATCATTGTCCTGCgcttccagcagcagaaggtggaTGCCCCTGTGCCGGCGGCCGGCGGCCGTCCCAGCCCCGAGCCCCGCGAGGGTCCATCTGCGGGCGAGCTGAAGGAGTACGAGTCCTTCTCCGACAAGCTCCAGCTGGTGGACAGGGACAAGAGCAAAGAGCACCGggagccagggcagctgaaggCAGCTTTCGAGCCCTACCTGGAGTTCCTCAGCGACTTCTACCCGGGTGAGGTGGTCACGGTGGCCGTGGTGACCCTGATGGTGTCTGCCATCTGTCTTTGCTCCATCTTGGTGTTTGGCAACACCCACCTCCACCTGCCTACCTGGAGCTACTCCCTGCTGTTGGTCCTTTTCAGCCTGGGCTTCCtgctcagcctcctgctcaTCTGGGCGCACGAGCAGCAGCATGGCACACGGACCTTCCAG ATCCCCTTGGtgcccctctccccagcactGAGTATCGTCCTCAATATCTATCTGATGCTGAAGCTCAGCTACATGACGTGGCTCCGCTTCGCCGTCTGGCTGCTCTTAG GTTTGCTCGTCTACTTCGGCTACGGCATCTGGCACAGCAAGGAGAACCTGCGGGAGCCGCGGCCCCAGCGCGTCAGCGCCCGGTACGTGGTGTTCCCCAGCggcagcctggaggagagggTGCAGGCGGTGCAgcccagcccccagccccccgccgGGCTGCCGGACGCCGACACCGAGGACTGCAAGAGATGA